In Arthrobacter sp. CJ23, the genomic window TCCAGGCCGGTGGTGATCTCCATGAACCCATCCCATCACCAGGCAGTGACATTAAAGGGGTGCCGGAATCTGACTCGGACGCCCGGCATTCTCCTCCTCCGCCGTCGCCGTCGTCGTGATGCTTACCTCACGACGCGTCGCCGTCCTAATGCCCGGCCGCCGCCGTCGTGGTGCCTACCTCACGATGCGCCGCCCCGAAGCATCCAGACGGATGCCCAGGTGCTTCGGGGTGCGCAGCACAATCGAGCGGTCCACGATTTCGGCGAACGGCAGGCGCTCGCCGAGGTGGCGCTCCAGCAAGGTGATGTCTTCGATGCGGCGCAGCCACACGGCCACCACCAGGGAGTAGTTGCCCACGGTGGTGGTGACCAGCCGGACTTCGTCCAGGCCCACCAGCTTCCCGGCCACCGAGCCCACCTGCGTTGCCGGCACGCGCATGAAGAACCACACATACACCGGCCAGCCCGAATACGGCCGGGCCACTTCAAGGCGGATGACCACCCGCTGCTGGGCCAGCACGGTGTTCAGCGCGCTCCGGACCCTGGCCTGGCTGATGCCGAGTTCGCCGGAAATGCTGGTCACGGAGGCGCGGGCGTCCCTGCGCAGGATGCCGGCCAGCCCCTCCTCGATGTCGGCGGGGACCTGGCGCATGACCTCCTTGGGCGCCGGGATGGCCCGTTCCAGGGCCCTGACTTCGCCAACGCTCAGCGAGCGCAGGCGCCAGACCTGGGCATCGGCCACCACCTGGATGGCGCGGTGCGTCCGCATACTGCGGATGCCATCCACAGTGGAGAGCCGGTCAAGCACATAGCGGGACAGCGCGGCGTCGTCCGTGCAGACCAAGGTGACGATCATGTCGCGGCCGCCCGCCGTCAGGTCGATCGTGAGGACCTCGGGATCGTTGGCAAGTACCTCCGCCACGGGGGACATGCTGGCCGGCGCGCATTCGATTTCCAGGAACGCCGTGACTGCCCCGGTGCCGGCACCCGGGTAGCACCCCACCCAGGCCAGGCCCTGTTCCTGCAGCTGCTCCCACCGCCGGGCGAGCGTCACAGGGTCCGCGCCAACCGTTGGCGCGAGCGTTGCCCAAGGAGCCCTCGGCCGGACCTGCAGGGCATGCAGAAGCCGGAGATCGCGCTCGTCGAAAACAAGATCCTGCATTTGTCACCAAACTTTTCTGAATTTCCTGCAATTCTAAGGCGCTGTGACGCGGGTTATATAGCTTTTAAGCCATTCGGTTTCTCCTCCCATCAGTTCCAAAGGAAGCCCCCAATGACTTCAACAACCGTTCTCTCCGCTCCCCGGCGCACCAGGGGATCGTTGGCGTGGCTCTGGCCCATCGGTGGGCTTGCGCTGCTCATTGCGACCCTGAGCCAGATCGTTGGCCCGAAGGTCATCCCTGTTGGCTTTGCCGCGATCACGATCCTCCCGATGGTGTGGGGAATCCTGGCCGGCGGCATCGTCTCCTCGCAGAAGTTCCGCCCGTTGCCGCGGAGTCTCCAGTCGGCTGCCGGAGCCCTGATGGGTGTCTCAGTCCTCATCCTGGTAGGCAGCCTGGCCTTCACCATGGGCCCGAACCTTCCCCTGCTCTTCCGTGCTGGCCCGGCCCTGCTGCTGCAGGAAGTCGGCCACCTGCTGGGCACCCTGATCCTTGCGCTTCCGCTGGCCGTCATGCTCAAGATGGGCCCGGCAACCATCGGCGCCACCTTCTCCATTGACCGTGAAGGCTCCTTCGCCATGGTCAGCGAACGCTACGGCACCGACTCCCACCCGTACCGCGGCGTCCTGTCGATGTACGTCTTCGGCACCATCTTCGGCGCCGTCTTCATCTCTCTCCTGGCTTCCGTGACCGCTTCCCTGGGCATCTTCGACCCGCTGGCCCTCGCCATGGGCGCCGGTGTGGGCTCCGGCTCCATGATGGCTGCAGGCGCCGCGAGCGTTGCCGCCCAGTTCCCCGAACTGAAGGATCAGATCTTCGCCGTTGCGGGCACCTCGAACATCATCACCAGCCTGTTGGGCGTGTACGTCGGCATCTGGATCGCGCTTCCGCTGGCGGACAAGATGTACCACGCACTTATCCGTCGCTTCCCGCACCTCGGCGCCCCGGCGAACGCCGGAACCGCCGCCGCCGGAACCGCCGCCGACGTTGCCGCCGTCGAGTCCGCCGCCGTCGAGTCCGCATCCGCGGAAGCCGAGGGTGAAAACCGTGGCCCAGTGAAGGTTCCGCTGTACATCGCGATGCCTGTCCTCACCGTGATCGGCATCTTCATCGCCTCGATCGCCGCGGGCGGTTTCTCCTGGAACATCGTGGCCGGCTACCTCATCATCGACGCCCTCCTGCTGGTGGGCATGGGCTTGTCCAGGCTCTGCCGCGGCAAGGTCCCCAGCATGGTTTTCATCATCACCCTCGGCGCATTGGCATCCAGCCCGGTCTCGCCGTTCG contains:
- a CDS encoding DUF3100 domain-containing protein, whose amino-acid sequence is MTSTTVLSAPRRTRGSLAWLWPIGGLALLIATLSQIVGPKVIPVGFAAITILPMVWGILAGGIVSSQKFRPLPRSLQSAAGALMGVSVLILVGSLAFTMGPNLPLLFRAGPALLLQEVGHLLGTLILALPLAVMLKMGPATIGATFSIDREGSFAMVSERYGTDSHPYRGVLSMYVFGTIFGAVFISLLASVTASLGIFDPLALAMGAGVGSGSMMAAGAASVAAQFPELKDQIFAVAGTSNIITSLLGVYVGIWIALPLADKMYHALIRRFPHLGAPANAGTAAAGTAADVAAVESAAVESASAEAEGENRGPVKVPLYIAMPVLTVIGIFIASIAAGGFSWNIVAGYLIIDALLLVGMGLSRLCRGKVPSMVFIITLGALASSPVSPFAKSLITMVTSVNFLSICTVVLTVAGLSLGKDIPLLRRIGWRIVPVGLIAIASSYLFSVVIAQFTLGLGAH
- a CDS encoding Lrp/AsnC family transcriptional regulator — protein: MQDLVFDERDLRLLHALQVRPRAPWATLAPTVGADPVTLARRWEQLQEQGLAWVGCYPGAGTGAVTAFLEIECAPASMSPVAEVLANDPEVLTIDLTAGGRDMIVTLVCTDDAALSRYVLDRLSTVDGIRSMRTHRAIQVVADAQVWRLRSLSVGEVRALERAIPAPKEVMRQVPADIEEGLAGILRRDARASVTSISGELGISQARVRSALNTVLAQQRVVIRLEVARPYSGWPVYVWFFMRVPATQVGSVAGKLVGLDEVRLVTTTVGNYSLVVAVWLRRIEDITLLERHLGERLPFAEIVDRSIVLRTPKHLGIRLDASGRRIVR